One region of Mycolicibacterium rhodesiae NBB3 genomic DNA includes:
- the metG gene encoding methionine--tRNA ligase: MSSISSHGAKTLSPRDPYYITTAIAYPNGDPHIGHAYEYVATDSIARFKRLDGFDVRYLTGTDVHGQKMAETAAALGIPTAELARRNSDVFERMQEKLNISFDRFIRTSDADHYAASIEIWKRMNEAGDIYLDTYSGWYSVRDEGFVTEGETSLNADGVRIATETGAPVTWTEEQTYFFRLSAYTDKLLAHYQAHPEFIEPGVRRNEVVSFVSGGLRDLSISRTTFDWGVPVPDHPDHVMYVWVDALTNYLTGVGFPDTSSETFQRFWPADLHMIGKDIIRFHTVYWPAFLMSAGIELPRKVFVHGFVLNRGEKMSKSVGNVVDPNALVDAFGVDQVRYFFLREVPFGQDGSYSEDAIIGRINADLANELGNLAQRSLSMVAKNLDGIVPEPGEFAADDQQLLGAADGLLERVRAHFDATAMHLALEAIWSVLGAANKYFSAQEPWVLRKSDEARFRTVLYTTLETVRIATVLSQPVMPDSTATLLDLLGVPQDQRTFAAIGTRIAPGTALPPPVGVFPRYQVE, translated from the coding sequence ATGAGCAGCATTTCTTCCCACGGCGCAAAGACGCTCAGCCCCCGGGACCCTTACTACATCACTACGGCCATCGCTTATCCGAACGGCGATCCGCACATCGGCCACGCCTACGAGTACGTCGCGACCGATTCGATAGCGCGGTTCAAGCGACTGGACGGCTTCGACGTGCGCTACCTGACCGGCACCGACGTACACGGCCAGAAGATGGCGGAGACGGCCGCCGCCCTCGGCATCCCGACCGCGGAGCTTGCGCGGCGCAATTCGGATGTCTTCGAGCGGATGCAGGAGAAGCTGAACATCTCGTTCGACCGGTTCATCCGGACCTCGGATGCCGACCACTATGCGGCGTCGATCGAGATCTGGAAGCGGATGAACGAGGCCGGCGACATCTACCTCGACACCTACTCCGGCTGGTACTCGGTGCGCGACGAAGGCTTCGTCACCGAGGGCGAAACCAGTCTCAACGCCGACGGTGTCCGGATCGCCACCGAGACCGGTGCGCCGGTGACGTGGACCGAGGAGCAGACGTACTTCTTCCGGCTGTCGGCCTACACCGACAAGCTGCTGGCGCACTACCAAGCGCATCCGGAGTTCATCGAACCCGGTGTGCGGCGCAACGAGGTGGTCAGCTTCGTCTCGGGCGGGCTGCGCGATCTGTCGATATCCCGCACGACGTTCGACTGGGGCGTGCCGGTGCCCGACCACCCCGATCACGTGATGTACGTGTGGGTCGATGCGCTGACGAACTATCTGACCGGCGTCGGATTTCCCGACACCTCGTCGGAGACGTTCCAGCGATTCTGGCCCGCCGACCTGCACATGATCGGCAAGGACATCATCCGGTTCCATACGGTCTACTGGCCGGCGTTTCTGATGTCGGCGGGAATCGAGCTGCCGCGCAAGGTGTTCGTGCACGGGTTTGTTCTCAACCGCGGTGAGAAGATGAGTAAGTCGGTCGGCAATGTCGTCGATCCGAATGCGTTGGTCGATGCTTTCGGGGTCGACCAGGTGCGCTACTTCTTCCTGCGGGAGGTGCCGTTCGGCCAGGACGGCAGTTACAGCGAGGACGCGATCATCGGCCGCATCAACGCCGACCTCGCCAACGAGCTGGGCAACCTCGCGCAACGGTCACTGTCGATGGTGGCCAAGAACCTCGACGGAATCGTCCCTGAGCCAGGCGAATTCGCCGCCGACGATCAGCAGCTGTTGGGCGCCGCCGATGGATTGCTCGAGCGGGTGCGCGCGCATTTCGATGCCACCGCCATGCATCTGGCGCTGGAGGCGATCTGGTCGGTGCTCGGCGCGGCGAACAAGTACTTCTCCGCACAGGAGCCCTGGGTGCTGCGCAAGTCCGACGAGGCACGGTTTCGCACCGTGCTGTACACGACGCTGGAGACGGTGCGCATCGCCACAGTGCTGAGCCAGCCGGTGATGCCCGACTCGACGGCCACGCTGCTCGATCTGCTCGGTGTACCGCAGGATCAGCGGACCTTCGCGGCGATCGGCACCCGGATCGCACCCGGCACCGCGCTGCCGCCGCCGGTCGGCGTGTTCCCCCGCTATCAAGTGGAGTGA